A single Dechloromonas denitrificans DNA region contains:
- a CDS encoding putative Ig domain-containing protein, with the protein MDKKRIALAGLAMLAAAECAHAATQLQIDTARTKAAVWLITQQKGDGNWSSGQGADISVTAQTAAGLLAAGVKGFPVNNAGVWLGNADAQSVDALARQIRAKVVPFANLNAQHDKLLTWKTYPARSIWGTYPQYGTSFSDTGLAILATVPFSYGTQLSELGNAVYCNILPVQSAAGGWPHIPATVAATTPSSASGGAVLPTTMTLLALNAVRAKFGWDTNACGSSSYTITTAVQNAANWLLSQKNGDGGVGEKGVSTIFSTALAYQGIRAARPSDAALPGLIDYVISRQDANGSWGNEPMQTGLVLEQLATLATQPLDTDGDGIPDEVEVILGSNPTIADARSLADKGNGNTQPGTTTPLALSVSATVNQAFNYTLTSTIGISPFTWNLIGGALPPGLALSSSGLISGVPSQLGSYTFQYASTDSGAPQITRPTLGLITVIRRTPGTGDLNGDGKVDLADVILAQQIALGKMAPTVAQLAAGDVAPDTDPDGVIDASDVAWIARKLLKLR; encoded by the coding sequence TTGGATAAGAAGAGAATAGCTCTGGCTGGGCTAGCTATGCTGGCGGCGGCTGAATGCGCCCATGCAGCGACTCAGCTCCAAATTGATACGGCCAGAACAAAAGCGGCAGTCTGGTTGATTACCCAGCAGAAGGGCGATGGCAACTGGAGCAGTGGTCAGGGCGCTGATATTTCCGTGACCGCGCAGACTGCAGCTGGTTTGCTGGCTGCGGGGGTCAAGGGGTTTCCGGTGAACAACGCCGGGGTTTGGCTCGGAAATGCGGATGCACAGAGCGTTGATGCCTTGGCCCGCCAGATACGGGCCAAGGTGGTTCCCTTTGCAAACCTGAATGCTCAACACGACAAACTATTGACCTGGAAGACTTACCCGGCCAGGTCAATTTGGGGTACCTATCCGCAGTATGGGACAAGCTTTTCGGATACGGGATTGGCAATTCTGGCGACAGTTCCGTTCTCCTATGGAACCCAACTTTCCGAATTGGGCAATGCGGTCTATTGCAACATTCTTCCGGTGCAGAGCGCCGCGGGTGGGTGGCCTCATATTCCTGCGACAGTGGCTGCCACGACGCCATCCTCGGCGTCTGGCGGCGCGGTACTGCCGACGACGATGACGCTGCTTGCTCTCAATGCCGTTCGCGCAAAATTTGGGTGGGATACAAATGCCTGTGGATCCTCCTCCTACACAATTACCACTGCTGTTCAGAATGCTGCGAATTGGCTCCTCTCCCAAAAAAATGGTGACGGCGGAGTTGGTGAAAAAGGTGTTTCGACCATTTTTTCGACTGCTTTGGCATATCAGGGCATCCGGGCAGCCCGACCAAGCGATGCTGCGCTTCCCGGTCTGATCGACTATGTGATTTCGAGGCAGGATGCCAACGGTTCTTGGGGTAATGAGCCGATGCAGACTGGGCTGGTTCTGGAACAACTCGCCACATTGGCGACGCAGCCCTTGGATACGGATGGCGATGGGATTCCGGATGAGGTGGAGGTTATCCTGGGTTCCAATCCGACGATTGCCGATGCTCGTTCCTTGGCTGATAAGGGCAACGGAAATACGCAACCGGGGACAACCACTCCCTTGGCTCTTTCGGTTAGTGCTACGGTCAATCAGGCGTTCAATTACACCTTAACTTCGACGATCGGCATCTCCCCATTTACATGGAATCTGATCGGCGGGGCATTACCACCTGGCTTGGCACTGTCGTCATCTGGCCTGATTTCCGGAGTTCCGAGCCAACTTGGGTCATACACTTTCCAGTACGCGTCGACTGATAGCGGTGCTCCTCAAATTACGCGACCGACACTTGGCCTGATTACCGTCATCCGTCGAACTCCCGGAACCGGCGACCTAAATGGCGATGGCAAGGTCGATCTGGCGGACGTGATCCTTGCACAGCAGATCGCTCTTGGAAAGATGGCGCCGACGGTGGCACAACTTGCTGCTGGCGATGTGGCTCCGGATACAGACCCAGATGGCGTTATCGATGCCTCTGATGTTGCCTGGATTGCCAGGAAATTGCTGAAGCTACGTTGA
- a CDS encoding RHS repeat-associated core domain-containing protein — protein MSVLTRLASLSLALAVCTTSQASEFQHRDPAPLSDEVVQAVVGSMRARAKIHPVADRLQHTLTKTSQLIDSLDASLQAVGGASAKTSAEGRMLVDGQIKEFAVLKGEVLNSFGGSPVSKAGQSGNTVNKALNERFDSLSAALAKIQKSGDDASFRKAVADAKQLIFRLHGQVIARENAVLPDQPQQRYRDVAPSTPGVPSRALPQYVIAKNQSRPVMYAYNGNGIPDPIPPEATTSCEYAASDLAATADAPLNQEIKDLARSLDFDVRKIYSYVYNEIKFEPYWGSTKGAMGTLWSKAGGPMDQASLLASLLRASNIPARYVRGQVQFSDDRGRRWVGAKTDNAASQIFARGAFPTATYFVGAPGVRISHVWIEACVPYTNYRGTRSDTTGSRWSPLDPSFKELVYQNGIAHNVSFDYNGYMATRSNVLPHEKMAQQVNSAIKSMAPRYGNNTLADVPYTGTLVKRDYDVLPASLPYEVYQYDSWDNLGGPSEVAAIPETHRVQVSINSLGISKQYAVADLAFKRITHSFKGATPADQTALDAWKNNTAAAPCNVNVLPVLKIDGVEVAVGNSVTLCSTSHDIAMKVWIPDPILVSKISASSDPTLINQTTRKTDAADYNALIVYALQGSDRMLADRASKLLAAVRANPTPLTDQDATEGEFLFTAGLKYARYLSDSQRYLAALNGFSDEPWVHLGLSKSKARVSYLFDLAYGTSLRGTLVDVSGSNKRLVKLTSTATDVASILAENAGQFRLSLYAGSAYEHYIWQETARLDAVSTVRGIQFARETGIPMVTLRQSNIADYLSLMDISMWGYQATITQSLKDKNGNFIAGAFVYAPSKTISYTGDGASAPWVGAIYESNTPNSITMTIAGGFNGGYGLLSSPSVSSLYDFATSYIDANYLSNLVASYNFGGTPTSSLGVGTSITTAGDPVNMLTGNLVHSERDIVIKSRGLPIIFERTYNSKTPKDGPLGFGWTHSFNQYILFKGVETGEAKVTWVDGSGAERFYKTAAQSSGNITVGTTLSAQPGVYQALTRRADGFYSIREKNGLTYVFEAINGTATNTNQKARLLSVTDRNGNTLTLSYAAWPNLLVSDALSRSLTLKHDGNGRIYEVADWNGTVHRYEYDGAGNLSTYKNPLAIAGSQSPVTYTYYVGGQIDHAMQRYALPRGNSMNFEYYANGKVLRHTTSQGEANTFVYNDFRRESRSVNERGDTRIFFFDKNGNSEKIVQENGGEQTYVYGDASHPFKQTIETSPLGYTTQYSYDASGNVTQMTLPSTKTVVYANYTSFGQAGKIKDPRGNYTLSQFDTKGNLTQSSVLKSSLGAAVDPATYNPGTSELVAQSINTYDVYGNIATVKQVKDFASKAGPTVTYNYDTNKLNVATISRNGDVNGDGVVTKTSPTQIYDAYGRPTTSLTGAWYTAQAQYDAVGRVTRATDALSNWRDFKYDANGNLIEQSLVLAANTANKLADRTSAIFDMSDRKTTSLDAAGNATAYTYDAAGNVVQVVNPDGYRVAFIYDPMHRVIRAFDEEGNAVSKSLDIEGKPRQIMSPNGTATTYDYYDASQNGRLSKVTDAGGRWVSYAYDENGNTVTVTDNSGRTTLTTYDELNRPTRIVGPAYTDITYGSIRPVTVNSYDSLGNLTQVAAGRTDAGGLTPSSDVVAVQQAYAYDDFGKKIRETDAASKFWRYRYDDNGNLTQATDPKSQITTMTYGYGGVLKTRQNAAGTVSYIRNALGQVTLAQSPEVSYSYTFDAAHRLASLTDSRGNKTLAYTWSPGGRLNRMTGTDTGVVDYRYDAVGRLTTLWDSQDSYLAYIYDQGARLRQKWLANGVTTEYAYNADNTVAQIKNSAYNFGTSQYTTFTQHDLTYDPLGRKQTAKDKVGAFTQPVQTLAYGYDPLGNRISKTDGSNVTAYLHDSVNQLKEIRNGSATGPLVGALIYDEAGNLTQKCEGGSVTATAATCSGSSVLGLQYNADNRLVQAVGNGANESYGYDDQGRRIRKTSNGSTTFYLYNGADIVAEYENDWNKPKAFTTHGPNTDNPVVRYTRNTSGGYDKFFYHQDGQNSAVAVTDGNGTVVGTQMFDSWGNSLPGAKLGNVERYGYTGREPDATGLVYYRARYYDPAMARFSQRDPIGLQGGVNQYAYVGNNPINYIDPTGLIRQSPVLLADASSYMGTITDFVSSSYQTLSNTAKSTWDNSPAVTVGKAFGGLAAVGVGAVTNDQALINAGLDGLSENRTNNVEVLGILLSVGRGGSNVGREPGLLDRYLSGSGGRWGGNSTRVQNDGIAKDYIDQGYVITGGAGRASEQWIPGPGGSTKGGSFVDITATNGSSVVRIQTISTRADGFTPTQAEAAAAARIQAAFPNDQLILIPKIK, from the coding sequence ATGTCCGTGCTGACTCGACTCGCCAGTCTTTCCTTGGCTCTTGCGGTTTGTACAACTTCGCAAGCTTCCGAGTTCCAGCACCGCGATCCAGCACCGCTATCCGACGAAGTCGTACAAGCCGTCGTTGGCAGTATGCGGGCGCGTGCCAAGATTCATCCGGTTGCCGACCGCTTGCAGCATACCTTGACGAAAACAAGCCAGTTGATCGATTCGCTGGATGCTTCACTTCAGGCAGTGGGCGGCGCTTCAGCGAAAACCTCGGCCGAAGGGCGAATGCTTGTAGATGGGCAGATTAAGGAGTTTGCTGTTCTGAAGGGTGAGGTGTTGAATAGCTTTGGCGGATCGCCTGTCTCCAAAGCAGGGCAGTCTGGCAATACCGTTAACAAGGCGCTGAATGAGCGCTTCGACAGCCTATCTGCCGCGTTAGCCAAGATTCAAAAATCTGGTGATGACGCAAGTTTCAGAAAGGCTGTGGCCGATGCCAAACAGCTTATCTTCCGACTCCACGGCCAAGTTATTGCCCGTGAGAATGCGGTCTTGCCTGATCAGCCGCAGCAGCGCTATCGGGATGTCGCGCCATCGACGCCCGGCGTTCCCAGTCGGGCGTTGCCGCAGTATGTCATCGCGAAAAATCAGAGTCGGCCGGTCATGTACGCCTACAACGGCAACGGCATTCCGGATCCCATACCCCCCGAAGCAACGACGAGTTGTGAATATGCCGCCAGCGATCTGGCTGCGACTGCGGATGCTCCGCTCAATCAGGAAATCAAGGATCTGGCACGGAGTCTGGACTTTGATGTTCGGAAAATTTATAGCTACGTATACAACGAGATCAAGTTCGAACCCTACTGGGGCTCCACGAAAGGGGCGATGGGGACTCTCTGGAGCAAGGCTGGCGGGCCGATGGATCAGGCATCGCTTCTGGCCTCGTTGTTGAGAGCTTCAAATATCCCCGCGCGCTATGTACGAGGACAGGTCCAGTTTTCAGATGACCGTGGTAGACGATGGGTGGGCGCCAAAACGGATAACGCAGCTTCCCAGATATTTGCGAGAGGCGCGTTTCCGACTGCCACGTATTTTGTTGGGGCACCGGGAGTGCGGATATCGCATGTCTGGATCGAGGCTTGCGTGCCATATACCAACTATCGAGGAACGCGCTCTGACACTACCGGCAGTCGTTGGTCCCCTCTTGATCCCAGCTTCAAGGAACTGGTCTATCAAAACGGCATCGCCCATAACGTCAGCTTTGATTACAACGGCTACATGGCGACGCGAAGTAACGTTTTGCCTCATGAGAAAATGGCCCAGCAAGTCAATTCGGCCATCAAGTCGATGGCGCCACGCTATGGCAACAATACGCTAGCCGACGTTCCTTATACCGGTACGCTGGTCAAACGGGACTACGACGTGCTGCCCGCCTCGTTGCCTTATGAGGTGTATCAGTACGATTCGTGGGACAACCTCGGCGGTCCTTCGGAAGTCGCAGCCATTCCCGAGACCCACCGGGTTCAGGTCAGCATAAACTCTCTGGGCATCAGCAAGCAGTATGCCGTCGCCGATTTGGCCTTCAAGCGAATCACTCACTCCTTCAAGGGGGCTACCCCCGCGGATCAAACGGCGCTTGATGCCTGGAAAAACAATACCGCAGCGGCACCCTGTAACGTGAATGTACTGCCGGTCCTAAAAATTGATGGGGTTGAAGTCGCCGTCGGCAATTCGGTGACTCTCTGTTCGACCAGTCACGATATCGCCATGAAGGTCTGGATACCTGATCCGATACTGGTGTCGAAAATTTCAGCATCGTCTGATCCGACATTGATCAACCAGACGACGCGCAAGACCGATGCTGCGGACTATAACGCTCTTATCGTATATGCATTGCAGGGCTCAGATCGCATGCTGGCGGATCGGGCGAGCAAGCTGCTGGCCGCCGTTCGTGCCAACCCCACGCCCTTGACTGATCAGGATGCTACAGAAGGTGAGTTTCTCTTTACTGCTGGTTTGAAGTACGCCCGTTACCTGAGTGATTCCCAGCGCTATCTCGCTGCCTTGAACGGCTTTTCCGATGAGCCGTGGGTTCACCTCGGTCTGTCGAAGTCGAAGGCGCGAGTCAGCTATCTATTCGATCTTGCCTATGGAACATCATTGCGTGGAACCTTGGTGGACGTTTCCGGCAGTAACAAGCGTCTGGTCAAGCTGACTTCTACGGCCACCGATGTGGCGTCCATCCTGGCGGAGAACGCCGGTCAATTCCGTCTCTCCCTATATGCAGGTTCGGCCTACGAGCACTACATTTGGCAGGAAACGGCACGTCTGGACGCTGTTTCAACGGTTAGAGGCATTCAGTTCGCTCGCGAAACGGGCATTCCCATGGTGACCCTGAGGCAATCGAACATTGCTGACTATTTATCCTTGATGGATATAAGCATGTGGGGTTATCAGGCAACTATCACGCAAAGTCTAAAAGATAAGAACGGCAATTTTATAGCCGGGGCCTTCGTGTATGCCCCCTCCAAGACGATTTCCTATACAGGAGATGGTGCTTCGGCACCGTGGGTCGGGGCCATTTATGAATCTAACACTCCTAATTCCATCACCATGACCATTGCCGGGGGGTTCAACGGTGGCTATGGGCTCCTCAGCTCGCCATCGGTTAGCTCTCTTTATGACTTCGCAACTAGCTACATCGATGCGAATTACTTGAGCAATCTGGTTGCTAGCTACAATTTCGGCGGTACGCCTACGTCATCTCTTGGGGTTGGTACGTCCATCACCACGGCCGGCGACCCAGTCAATATGTTGACCGGCAACCTCGTACACAGCGAGCGGGATATCGTCATCAAGAGCCGGGGCTTGCCCATCATTTTCGAGCGTACCTACAACTCGAAAACGCCCAAGGATGGCCCGTTGGGCTTCGGCTGGACCCACAGTTTCAATCAATACATCCTGTTCAAGGGGGTTGAAACCGGCGAAGCCAAAGTTACCTGGGTTGACGGCAGCGGTGCCGAGCGATTCTACAAAACCGCCGCCCAGAGCAGCGGCAACATCACCGTCGGCACCACCCTGAGTGCCCAGCCCGGCGTCTACCAGGCCCTCACCCGTCGTGCCGATGGCTTCTACAGTATTCGCGAAAAGAACGGCCTGACCTACGTTTTCGAGGCTATCAACGGTACGGCTACCAACACCAATCAGAAAGCCCGCCTGCTTTCGGTGACCGATCGCAACGGCAATACGCTGACGCTCTCCTATGCTGCCTGGCCGAATCTTTTGGTCAGCGATGCTTTGAGTCGTTCGCTCACCCTTAAGCACGATGGTAATGGCCGCATCTATGAAGTTGCCGACTGGAACGGCACCGTACATCGCTATGAATACGATGGTGCCGGCAACCTGAGTACCTACAAGAATCCGCTGGCCATTGCCGGATCGCAGTCGCCGGTGACTTACACTTATTATGTTGGCGGGCAGATCGACCATGCCATGCAGCGCTACGCCCTACCGCGTGGCAACAGCATGAACTTCGAGTATTACGCCAACGGCAAGGTGTTGCGTCACACCACCAGCCAGGGCGAGGCCAATACCTTCGTCTACAACGATTTCCGTCGTGAATCCCGCAGCGTCAACGAGCGTGGCGATACGCGCATCTTCTTCTTCGACAAGAACGGCAATTCCGAGAAAATCGTTCAGGAAAACGGTGGTGAGCAGACCTACGTCTATGGTGATGCCAGCCATCCGTTCAAGCAGACAATCGAGACTTCTCCCCTCGGCTACACGACCCAATACAGTTACGACGCCAGCGGCAACGTCACTCAGATGACGCTGCCGTCAACCAAGACTGTGGTTTACGCCAATTACACGAGCTTTGGTCAGGCAGGGAAGATCAAGGATCCGCGCGGCAACTACACCCTCAGCCAGTTTGACACCAAAGGCAATCTGACGCAGAGCTCAGTCTTGAAGAGTAGCCTGGGTGCCGCCGTTGATCCAGCGACCTACAACCCCGGAACCAGCGAACTTGTCGCCCAGTCGATCAACACTTACGACGTCTATGGCAACATTGCCACCGTCAAGCAGGTCAAGGACTTCGCCAGCAAGGCCGGGCCGACGGTCACCTACAACTACGACACCAACAAGCTCAACGTCGCCACCATCAGCCGCAACGGCGACGTCAACGGCGATGGCGTGGTGACCAAAACCTCGCCGACCCAGATCTACGATGCCTACGGCCGTCCCACCACCAGCCTCACTGGCGCCTGGTACACCGCTCAGGCCCAGTACGACGCGGTCGGTCGTGTCACCCGAGCCACCGATGCCCTCAGCAACTGGCGCGACTTCAAATATGATGCTAACGGCAACCTGATCGAACAAAGCTTGGTCCTGGCCGCCAACACGGCCAATAAACTGGCCGACAGAACCTCCGCCATCTTCGATATGTCGGATCGCAAGACCACCAGCCTCGATGCGGCCGGCAATGCCACCGCCTACACCTACGATGCCGCCGGCAACGTCGTGCAGGTCGTTAATCCAGATGGCTACCGGGTCGCCTTTATTTACGACCCGATGCACCGTGTCATCCGCGCCTTCGACGAAGAAGGCAATGCTGTCAGCAAGAGCCTGGACATCGAAGGCAAACCGCGCCAGATCATGAGCCCGAATGGCACGGCCACCACCTACGATTACTACGACGCCAGCCAGAACGGCCGCCTCTCCAAGGTCACCGATGCCGGTGGTCGCTGGGTCAGCTACGCCTATGACGAAAACGGCAACACCGTCACCGTCACCGACAACTCCGGGCGCACCACGCTCACCACCTACGACGAACTCAACCGCCCGACCCGCATCGTCGGTCCGGCCTATACCGACATCACCTACGGCAGCATCCGCCCGGTCACCGTCAATAGCTACGACAGCCTCGGCAACCTGACCCAGGTCGCCGCCGGTCGCACCGACGCGGGTGGCCTCACCCCGTCCAGCGATGTCGTCGCCGTCCAGCAAGCCTACGCCTACGACGACTTCGGCAAAAAAATCCGGGAAACAGACGCCGCCAGCAAATTCTGGCGCTACCGCTATGACGACAACGGCAACCTAACCCAGGCCACCGATCCGAAGAGTCAGATCACCACGATGACCTACGGCTACGGCGGTGTCCTCAAAACCCGCCAGAACGCCGCCGGCACCGTCAGTTATATCCGCAACGCCCTCGGCCAGGTCACATTGGCCCAAAGCCCGGAAGTCAGCTACAGCTACACCTTCGACGCCGCCCACCGCCTGGCCAGCCTCACCGACAGCCGCGGCAACAAGACCCTGGCCTATACCTGGAGCCCCGGCGGTCGTCTCAACCGCATGACCGGCACCGACACCGGCGTTGTCGACTACCGCTATGATGCCGTCGGTCGTCTGACCACCCTGTGGGACAGCCAGGACAGCTATCTTGCCTACATCTACGACCAAGGCGCCCGCCTCAGGCAAAAGTGGCTGGCCAACGGCGTCACCACCGAATACGCCTACAACGCTGACAACACCGTCGCGCAAATCAAGAACAGCGCCTACAACTTCGGCACCAGCCAATACACCACCTTTACCCAGCATGATCTGACCTACGACCCGCTGGGTCGCAAACAGACCGCCAAGGACAAGGTCGGCGCCTTCACCCAGCCGGTGCAAACCCTTGCCTACGGCTACGATCCCCTGGGCAACCGCATCAGCAAGACCGATGGCAGCAACGTCACCGCCTACCTGCACGACAGCGTCAACCAGTTGAAGGAAATCCGGAACGGCAGCGCCACCGGCCCCTTGGTCGGCGCCCTGATCTACGACGAAGCCGGCAACCTCACCCAGAAATGTGAAGGCGGTTCGGTTACCGCCACGGCCGCCACCTGTAGCGGCAGCAGCGTGCTCGGCCTGCAATACAACGCCGACAACCGCCTGGTTCAAGCTGTCGGTAACGGCGCCAATGAATCCTACGGCTACGACGACCAGGGCCGACGTATCCGGAAGACCAGCAACGGCAGCACCACTTTCTACCTCTACAACGGTGCCGACATCGTTGCTGAATACGAAAACGACTGGAACAAGCCCAAGGCCTTCACCACCCATGGCCCGAACACCGACAACCCGGTTGTGCGTTACACCCGCAACACCAGCGGCGGCTACGACAAGTTCTTCTACCACCAGGACGGCCAGAACAGCGCTGTCGCCGTGACCGATGGCAACGGTACGGTGGTCGGTACGCAGATGTTTGATAGCTGGGGCAATAGTCTGCCTGGCGCCAAGCTGGGCAATGTTGAACGCTACGGTTACACCGGACGCGAGCCGGATGCGACGGGGCTGGTGTACTACCGGGCACGGTATTACGACCCGGCAATGGCCCGCTTTAGTCAGCGCGATCCGATTGGGCTACAGGGTGGTGTCAATCAGTACGCCTATGTGGGCAATAACCCAATCAACTATATCGACCCAACAGGCCTGATTAGGCAATCGCCAGTATTACTGGCGGATGCGAGCTCTTATATGGGCACGATCACCGACTTTGTTAGTTCAAGTTATCAAACGCTTTCCAATACGGCCAAGTCAACTTGGGATAATTCACCTGCAGTTACTGTTGGTAAAGCATTCGGTGGCCTTGCTGCAGTTGGTGTTGGCGCAGTTACTAACGATCAAGCGCTTATCAATGCCGGTCTGGATGGGCTCTCTGAGAATAGGACTAACAATGTTGAAGTGCTGGGCATTCTCCTTTCCGTAGGTCGCGGTGGATCGAATGTGGGAAGAGAGCCTGGATTGCTTGATCGATATTTGTCTGGTTCTGGCGGTCGATGGGGGGGTAACAGTACACGCGTACAGAACGATGGAATTGCGAAAGACTACATTGATCAAGGGTATGTTATTACAGGGGGGGCTGGGCGAGCTTCAGAACAATGGATTCCCGGTCCGGGAGGGTCCACAAAGGGAGGTAGTTTTGTGGATATTACCGCTACAAATGGTTCATCTGTGGTCCGCATCCAGACTATCAGCACGCGAGCTGACGGGTTTACTCCTACGCAAGCTGAGGCTGCGGCTGCGGCTAGAATTCAGGCAGCATTTCCTAACGACCAATTAATTCTGATTCCAAAAATTAAATGA